The Neodiprion fabricii isolate iyNeoFabr1 chromosome 4, iyNeoFabr1.1, whole genome shotgun sequence genome window below encodes:
- the LOC124180558 gene encoding myotubularin-related protein 13 isoform X2, whose amino-acid sequence MFSSSPTPHEFTEMSRLADYFVVVGYDHEKEIKMLHKKLRPNEWSGISNGIILQRFPKKDWPDTPFIEGIEWFCQPQGWALSTDRQEPRFFVSILTDIDANRHYCACMCFNETVSITPSKPVDEEEDPVDGDNRTLARSIPAITHHSIMYAPKCLVLVSRLDYIETFRNCLGIIYTVYVENLGIPLETLVGNILGCIQVPPAGGPQVRFSIGAGDRQALQPPISPSLPITDTSVNLLFQQLGIRNVLVLFCGVMTEHKILFHSASYSRLTEGCRALTALMYPFRYTHVYIPLLPAALVEVLSTPTPFIMGVHSSLKYEVAELMDVIVADLDGGSITVPDGVSLSLLPEPLLSQTQDALSLVLQPELSCADYAFPPLATRAPHPPMLDKELRAVFMRTFAQLLQGYRSCLTLIRIHPKPVITFHKAAFLGERGLTDCDFTTRVLDCMFFTSFIVERGPPWRPCDVWDELHSNLSDHLKQEAQDHRLLLTHIQELAQQLYTNENPNPQPYVQKILKPPEGAFARIHQPPLPHINCDQVQAIIDEGLAKNNLKVRLSSLRPIQPRIVPMGPHISIIHDTRHLVSNSARRLEVLRNCINCIFENKISDARKTFPAVLRALKSKAARLALCMELAQHVVGNKAMLEHQQFDLVVRLMNCALQDDSSMDEHGVAAALLPLATAFCRKLCTGIIQFAYTCIQEHAVWQNQQFWESAFYLDVQKDIKRLYLPGENTGQRSFNDNVLSPISPRETKEFPFKDRSSMYRVQEPSALEIAAEQMRIWSNIDAEKQRELIISEESTMYSQAIHYANRMVYLLVPLDIGAKAHRQDNVYDDERASNSITNSVASDSGDAESGFEEADPRETGVAVIRMVSRFVDRVCTEGGVSAEHVRCLHQMVPGVVHMHIETLEAVHRESKRLPPIQKPKILTPNMLPGEEIIMDGLRVYLLPDGREEGSAGLPKAPPLLPAEGAIFLTNYRIVFKGTPCDPFACEQLVVRAFPVTSLTKEKKVTAPHLAHLDQCLQEGLQLRSCTFQLIKLAFDEEVTAENIDTFKKLVHKERYPPHIFHHFAFNGQVMVTQTTHHKGKEKNATLKGFAKKTLLKTARKAGFKPKPSSKRQKYVLPNMNFTSNNKYMTSPGRMSLPVTDNTDLSHDDDLSIDEFEIPGIMPQLPTDAKTLERLSERSYVRDWYRLGLCPSSPQNNRRNEPFRLSSVNCAYMMCRSYPALLIVPNSVTDESIRRFCRLYRHSRVPAITWRHPRTKALLIRGAGYHGKGVMGMLKAHPSSTGNIKATSSESTSSLEQEKYMMALVAATPLSVLRQGSAWGMSDSSLSIDSLFLAAEDRNATPEQSRRNPFNKAIGTLGSSGGKGPKNFGRWGSLKDKRHNSQASLTTVNQRGTVRHSADSDSGTECVHTFQRAALYILGEKAHMKGVKAESAPKTDFIPVEYFDVRHTKAAFKKLMRACVPSSLNPEPEQSFYKLIESSEWLQQLQSTMQLAGAVIDLMDVQGSSVTLCLEDGWDTTATVCSIAQVCLDPHYRTIDGFRVLIEKEWLGFGHRFGHRSNLAVNSQTTNFTPTFLQFLDIVHQIQKQFPLAFEFNDYYLRFLAYHSVSCRFRTFLLDCEFDRVECGITAVEDKRGSLTSHHKGVDTGSDDETVYPGGRLAGTNTGSNLGQSIFDYIEKQHARSPLFYNFMYTPNTEHPVLRPASHLPSLEIWQYYLDEELAHGPGYDLEVLQLDSEQEEEAEAADGIVKSNRKVVTLGYDGISTMVPDQFSHLLEEIHKLETELGHLPQKWKVLWDKLELPNTDSLTRHASFSTALVRYHGRLIHKRSTLELLLRGKMAGGNTAGNESSVYTHPHRFERIDSAMRTHCDSCAGVLWGPLKAGMRCVDCGQVCHDKCAESMPKNCTKYNKAVAENLQSHTLTRSGGDNGSVNSSVTTIQTSSQQYYEQFSSNVAENRTHEGYLYKRGVVLKGWKQRWFVLDSIKHQLRYYDAMEDSHCKGYIDLAEVVSVTPAAPTPGPPKKTDDKSFFDLRTNRRTYNFCAGDAATAQEWIEKVQACLQ is encoded by the exons ATGTTCTCCAGTTCTCCCACTCCGCACGAGTTCACCGAAATGTCTCGGTTGGCCGACTACTTTGTTGTCGTCGGTTACGATCACGAGAAAGAAA TTAAAATGCTGCACAAAAAGTTGAGACCGAAtgaat GGAGTGGGATAAGCAATGGGATAATCCTGCAAAGGTTTCCCAAAAAAGACTGGCCAGATACACCTTTTATCGAAGGAATAGAATGG TTTTGCCAACCACAAGGATGGGCACTGTCAACGGACAGACAGGAGCCTCGTTTTTTTGTATCCATTCTAACAGACATCGATGCAAATCGCCATTACTGTGCTTGTATGTGCTTCAATGAAACAGTTTCTATAACACCCAGTAAACCAGTCGATGAAGAGGAAGACCCTGTAGATGGAGACAACCGTACTTTAGCCCGGAGTATTCCTGCCATTACTCATCATAGTATTATGTACGCGCCAAAATGTCTGGTGCTGGTTTCCAGGCTTGATTACATCGAAACATTTAGA AACTGCCTCGGAATCATATACACAGTGTACGTAGAAAATCTTGGTATACCATTGGAAACACTGGTTGGAAATATTCTTGGATGTATACAAGTACCTCCTGCGGGTGGACCGCAAGTTCGCTTTAGTATTGGTGCAGGGGACCGTCAGGCACTACAACCACCCATCAGTCCTTCACTTCCAATCACTGACACGAGTGTCAATTTACTATTCCAACAACTTG GTATTCGTAACGTGCTTGTGCTCTTTTGCGGAGTTATGACTGAACACAAAATTCTATTCCACTCGGCGAGCTATTCCCGGTTAACAGAGGGATGCCGAGCACTTACAGCATTAATGTACCCGTTTCGATATACCCATGTTTACATTCCACTGCTACCAGCTGCTTTGGTCGAGGTTTTAAGTACACCTACTCCATTTATAATGGGTGTTCACAGTTCGCTTAAGTACGAGGTTGCAGAGCTG ATGGACGTCATAGTGGCCGATTTGGATGGTGGCTCTATAACAGTACCTGATGGAGTATCCTTATCATTACTCCCAGAACCTCTTTTGTCGCAAACCCAAGATGCATTGTCACTTGTTCTTCAACCAGAATTGAGCTGTGCCGACTACGCTTTTCCCCCGTTAGCAACAAGAGCACCACATCCTCCGATGCTAGATAAAGAACTTCGAGCTGTATTTATGCGTACATTTGCTCAGCTTTTACAAGGCTATCGGAGTTGTCTGACTTTGATACGAATTCATCCAAAGCCTGTCATAACTTTTCACAAG GCTGCATTCTTGGGAGAACGAGGCCTAACTGATTGTGATTTCACAACAAGGGTTCTCGATTGCATGTTCTTCACGTCATTTATAGTTGAACGAGGGCCGCCATGGCGACCTTGCGATGTTTGGGATGAATTGCATAGTAACCTTAGTGATCACCTTAAACAAGAAGCACAGGATCATC GATTGCTATTGACTCACATTCAAGAGTTGGCTCAGCAACTATACACAAATGAAAACCCAAATCCTCAACCCTATGTACAAAAGATTCTTAAGCCACCTGAAGGAGCATTTGCTAGAATTCACCAACCACCATTGCCACATATCAATTGTGATCAAGTACAGGCAATAATAGATGAAGGATTGGCTAAGAATAATCTCAAAGTTAG aTTATCTTCATTGAGGCCAATTCAGCCACGTATAGTTCCTATGGGGCCTCATATCTCAATAATCCATGACACTAGACATTTAGTAAGTAACTCGGCACGAAGACTAGAAGTATTACGCAATTGTATAAACTGTATATTTGAGAACAAAATATCCGATGCAAGAAAAACGTTTCCTGCAGTATTAAGAGCTTTAAAAAGCAAGGCAGCCCGATTGGCGCTGTGTATGGAGTTGGCACAGCATGTCGTTGGCAATAAAGCAATGCTTGAGCATCAGCAATTCGATCTTGTTGTGCGGCTAATGAATTGCGCTCTACAAGACGATTCTTCAATGGATGAACACGGAGTAGCTGCGGCATTACTTCCTCTGGCAACAGCTTTCTGTAGGAAATTATGTACTGGAATAATACAATTCGCATATACTTGCATCCAAGAGCACGCGGTGTGGCAAAACCAGCAATTCTGGGAATCGGCATTTTACCTTGATGTTCAAAAAGATATCAAACGTTTGTATCTCCCTGGTGAAAACACAGGTCAAAGGTCATTCAACGATAACGTGCTCAGTCCTATCAGCCCTCGAGAAACCAAAGAGTTCCCATTTAAAGACCGATCATCGATGTACAGAGTCCAAGAACCTTCAGCTTTAGAAATAGCTGCTGAACAGATGAGGATCTGGTCAAATAtagatgcggaaaaacaacgaGAATTAATAATTAGTGAGGAAAGTACCATGTACAGCCAAGCTATACACTATGCCAACAGAATGGTGTACCTATTAGTACCATTAGATATCGGAGCCAAAGCTCACAGACAAGATAATGTTTATGATGATGAACGTGCGAGCAATAGCATCACTAATAG TGTAGCTAGTGACAGCGGAGATGCAGAATCAGGTTTTGAAGAAGCCGACCCTCGTGAAACTGGAGTTGCGGTAATACGTATGGTTTCTCGGTTCGTAGACAGAGTATGTACTGAAGGTGGTGTCAGTGCTGAGCACGTCAGATGCCTTCATCAAATGGTACCAGGCGTCGTACACATGCATATCGAAACTCTTGAAGCTGTCCATCGAGAGAGTAAACGTTTACCTCCCATTCAAAAA CCAAAGATCCTAACTCCCAATATGTTACCTggagaagaaataataatggaTGGCTTACGAGTATATCTGTTACCTGATGGTAGAGAAGAGGGTTCCGCAGGTCTACCAAAAGCGCCGCCTCTCTTGCCAGCTGAAGGAGCtatatttttgacaaattatCGCATAGTTTTTAAAGGAACTCCTTGTGATCCATTCG CCTGTGAGCAGTTGGTGGTACGAGCTTTCCCGGTAACATCGTTGACAAAGGAGAAGAAAGTTACAGCTCCGCACTTGGCTCATTTAGACCAATGCCTCCAAGAAGGTTTGCAATTACGCTCGTGTACTTTTCAACTGATAAAACTAGCTTTTGACGAAGAAGTGACTGCAGAAAATATCGATACATTTAAGAAACTGGTTCATAAAGAGCGGTATCCTCCACATATCTTTCATCACTTTGCCTTCAATGGGCAAGTTATGGTAACACAAACTACTCACCATaagggaaaagagaaaaatgccACTCTCAA GGGCTTCGCGAAGAAAACACTTCTGAAAACTGCTCGAAAGGCAGGATTCAAACCCAAGCCATCCTCTAAAAGGCAGAAATATGTTTTACCAAATATGAATTTTACAAGTAACAATAAATACATGACTTCACCTGGCAGAATGAGTCTCCCTGTTACAGATAATACGGATTTGAGCCACGACGATGATTTAAGCA TTGATGAATTCGAAATTCCTGGAATCATGCCGCAACTCCCAACAGATGCAAAAACCCTGGAACGCCTGTCTGAACGAAGCTATGTCAGAGACTGGTATCGGCTGGGATTATGCCCGAGTAGTCCACAGAATAACCGACGAAATGAACCGTTTCGCTTGTCTTCTGTAAACTGTGCATACATGATGTGCAGGAGCTACCCGGCCCTCTTAATAGTTCCTAATAGCGTAACAGACGAAAGTATTCGGAGGTTCTGCCGCTTGTACAGACATAGTAGAGTTCCAGCTATTACGTGGCGACATCCCAGAACGAAAGCTCTGTTGATAAGAGGTGCAGGTTATCATGGCAAAGGTGTAATGGGAATGCTAAAGGCGCATCCATCATCAACTGGGAACATCAAAG CTACCTCTTCTGAAAGTACCTCGTCCTTGGAGCAAGAAAAGTATATGATGGCACTTGTCGCAGCAACTCCACTTTCTGTATTGCGACAAGGTTCTGCTTGGGGCATGTCTGATAGCTCCCTTAGCATCGATTCGTTGTTTTTGGCTGCTGAAGACCGTAATGCAACGCCTGAACAATCAAGACGGAATCCTTTCAATAAGGCCATTGGCACACTTGG ATCATCGGGTGGCAAAGGGCCTAAAAACTTTGGACGTTGGGGTTCTCTTAAGGACAAAAGGCATAATTCTCAGGCTTCTCTTACGACGGTCAATCAGCGCGGTACCGTCCGACATTCTGCAGATTCAGACAGTGGAACTGAGTGTGTGCACACATTTCAACGTGCAGCGCTTTATATTCTTGGTGAAAAAGCTCACATGAAG GGCGTTAAGGCCGAATCTGCACCAAAAACAGACTTTATACCGGTCGAATATTTTGATGTGAGACATACGAAAGCTGCTTTCAAGAAACTGATGAGAGCCTGTGTGCCGAGTTCACTCAATCCAGAACCCGAGCAAAGCTTCTACAA GTTGATTGAAAGCTCGGAATGGTTGCAGCAATTACAGAGCACAATGCAACTGGCTGGTGCTGTAATAGATTTAATGGATGTACAAGGTTCTTCCGTAACTCTTTGCCTTGAAGATGGCTGGGATACGACAGCTACAGTTTGTTCGATAGCCCAAGTGTGTCTGGATCCTCACTATAGAACGATCGATGGGTTTAGAGTTTTGATAGAAAAAGAATGGCTTGGATTTGGTCATAGATTTGGGCATCGAAGTAATCTGGCAGTAAATTCGCAAACGACCAATTTCACACCTacgtttcttcaattcttgGACATTGTGCATCAGATACAAAAACAGTTTCCCCTAGCATTTGAGTTCAATGATTACTACCTTCGGTTTCTCGCTTATCATTCAGTATCTTGTCGTTTTAGAACATTTCTGTTAGATTGTGAATTTGATAGAGTAGAATGCGGTATTACTGCTGTCGAGGACAAACGGGGTTCATTAACTAGTCATCATAAAGGCGTTGACACCGGAAGCGATGACGAAACTGTGTATCCTGGTGGAAGGTTAGCAGGAACAAATACCGGCTCTAATCTTGGCCAGAGTATATTCGATTACATCGAAAAACAGCATGCCAGGTCACCATTGTTCTACAACTTTATGTATACCCCAAACACAGAACATCCA GTTCTTCGACCAGCATCTCACCTACCCAGCCTAGAAATTTGGCAATATTATTTAGATGAGGAACTGGCACATGGACCGGGATATGATCTTGAAGTCTTGCAGTTAGATTCTGAACAAGAAGAGGAGGCTGAAGCTGCGGATGGAATCGTGAAAAGTAATCGGAAAGTTGTCACTCTTGG ATACGATGGAATAAGTACTATGGTACCGGATCAGTTCTCACATTTATTAGAGGAAATCCATAAACTTGAGACCGAACTTGGGCACTTACCACAAAAGTGGAAAGTATTGTGGGACAAACTGGAGTTACCCAACACAGATTCTCTTACG CGCCATGCATCATTTAGCACAGCCTTAGTGAGGTATCATGGTCGGTTAATCCACAAACGGTCCACTTTAGAACTTCTCTTAAGAGGAAAAATGGCTGGGGGTAACACAGCTGGAAATGAAAGTTCTGTGTACACTCATCCACACAG ATTCGAGAGAATAGATTCGGCTATGCGTACTCATTGTGACTCGTGTGCTGGCGTTCTGTGGGGTCCGCTTAAAGCTGGAATGAGATGCGTTGATTGTGGCCAAGTATGTCACGATAAGTGTGCCGAATCCATGCCGAAAAACTGTACAAAGTATAATAAGGCAGTAGCAGAAAACTTGCAATCTCACACACTGACAAGGAGTGGTGGAGATAACGGAAGTGTTAATTCGA GTGTCACGACAATTCAAACATCTTCGCAACAATATTATGAACAGTTCTCAAGTAATGTCGCTGAGAATCGAACTCACGAAGGATATCTTTACAAACGCGGTGTTGTACTAAAGGGATGGAAACAAAGATGGTTTGTTTTGGATTCTATAAAACATCAATTAAGGTATTATGACGCTATGGAAGATTCTCACTGTAAGGGATATATTG ATCTGGCTGAAGTAGTGTCTGTTACACCAGCAGCACCGACTCCTGGTCCGCCAAAGAAAACGGacgataaatcattttttgat CTGCGTACTAATAGACGAACTTACAACTTTTGTGCCGGAGATGCAGCTACAGCGCAAGAATGGATCGAGAAAGTTCAAGCATGTTTGCAGTAG